From Acinetobacter lwoffii, a single genomic window includes:
- the thiS gene encoding sulfur carrier protein ThiS, whose translation MMIYINGEQQETHCKNLLELIQSMALEGKRFAVEVNEMIIPKSRLGDTPICDTDKIEIIHAVGGG comes from the coding sequence ATGATGATTTACATCAATGGCGAACAACAGGAAACTCACTGCAAGAATCTGCTGGAACTGATTCAGAGTATGGCGCTTGAGGGTAAGCGTTTTGCAGTTGAAGTCAATGAAATGATTATTCCTAAAAGCAGATTGGGCGATACGCCAATTTGCGATACAGACAAAATAGAAATTATTCACGCGGTCGGTGGCGGCTAA
- a CDS encoding thiazole synthase, with the protein MQDLLQIGSRQFQSRLLVGTGKYKDLNETQQAIETSGAEIVTVAIRRVNIGQDPDQPNLLSVIPPEKYTILPNTAGCFDANSAVRTCMLARELLDGHNLVKLEVLGDEKTLYPNVTETLKAARTLIDDGFEVMVYTSDDPIVAQELESMGCVAIMPLGSLIGSGLGILNPHTLSIIKENAKVPVLVDAGVGTASDAAIAMELGCDGVLMNTAIAAAQNPVLMASAMKKAVEAGREAFLAGRMPRKRMANASSPETGYFFK; encoded by the coding sequence ATGCAAGATTTATTACAGATTGGTTCACGCCAATTCCAGTCACGCCTTTTGGTAGGCACGGGCAAATACAAAGATTTAAATGAAACTCAGCAGGCCATTGAAACCAGTGGTGCAGAGATTGTCACTGTCGCTATTCGCCGTGTCAATATTGGCCAAGATCCTGACCAGCCGAACCTGCTGTCAGTCATTCCTCCGGAAAAATATACCATTTTGCCGAATACCGCAGGTTGCTTCGATGCCAATAGTGCCGTCCGCACCTGTATGCTGGCGCGTGAGTTGCTCGATGGCCACAATCTGGTCAAACTTGAAGTTTTGGGTGATGAAAAGACACTTTATCCAAACGTAACCGAAACACTGAAAGCTGCGCGCACCTTGATTGACGATGGCTTTGAGGTCATGGTTTATACCTCGGATGATCCGATCGTGGCGCAAGAGCTGGAAAGCATGGGCTGTGTTGCGATTATGCCATTGGGTAGCCTGATTGGTTCTGGTCTGGGCATTCTGAATCCACATACCCTGTCAATCATCAAGGAAAATGCCAAAGTTCCTGTCCTAGTCGATGCCGGTGTCGGTACAGCGAGTGATGCCGCGATTGCGATGGAACTGGGTTGTGATGGTGTACTCATGAATACAGCGATTGCAGCTGCACAAAATCCGGTATTAATGGCATCTGCGATGAAAAAAGCCGTTGAAGCAGGCCGAGAAGCTTTTCTTGCAGGCCGTATGCCGCGCAAGCGTATGGCCAATGCCAGCTCACCGGAAACCGGCTATTTCTTTAAATAA
- the rpoH gene encoding RNA polymerase sigma factor RpoH, protein MSDSRNQLMPLSLSAPGVNLGAYISTVNQIPILTAEQEKELAERYYYDQDLDAAKMLVMSHLRFVVHIARSYAGYGLPQGDLIQEGNLGLMKAVKRFDPNMGVRLVSFAVHWIKAEIHEYVIRNWRIVKIATTKAQRKLFFNLRSLKKSSKKLTLAEAQSIANDLNVTPEQVLEMEGRLTAYDAAFDASSDDDDEGSTHVAPALYLEDNRYDPARLIENEDYEEQSTSALHEAMDQLDDRSRNILQRRWLDDEKSTLHELAAEYNVSAERIRQLEKNAMEKIKVAMSSN, encoded by the coding sequence ATGAGTGACAGCCGCAATCAGTTAATGCCCCTGTCATTATCGGCGCCAGGTGTCAACCTCGGTGCTTATATCAGCACTGTCAATCAGATTCCGATTTTAACGGCCGAACAAGAAAAAGAGTTGGCTGAACGCTATTATTATGACCAAGATTTAGATGCAGCGAAAATGCTGGTCATGTCGCATTTGCGTTTTGTAGTACATATTGCGCGTAGTTATGCAGGTTATGGTTTGCCACAAGGCGACCTGATTCAGGAAGGCAACCTGGGCCTGATGAAAGCTGTAAAACGTTTTGACCCGAATATGGGCGTACGTCTGGTGTCATTTGCCGTGCACTGGATCAAGGCGGAAATTCACGAATATGTGATCCGTAACTGGCGTATTGTGAAAATCGCCACCACTAAAGCGCAACGTAAACTGTTCTTTAATCTGCGAAGCCTGAAGAAATCATCGAAAAAGTTGACGCTCGCAGAAGCACAGTCTATTGCCAATGATTTAAATGTCACACCAGAACAAGTACTGGAAATGGAAGGCCGTCTGACGGCGTATGATGCGGCTTTTGATGCATCAAGCGATGACGATGATGAAGGTTCCACCCATGTGGCACCAGCGTTATATCTTGAAGATAATCGTTATGACCCGGCTCGTCTGATTGAAAATGAAGACTATGAGGAGCAAAGCACCTCTGCCCTGCATGAAGCCATGGATCAGCTAGATGATCGTTCACGTAATATCTTGCAGCGTCGCTGGCTAGATGACGAGAAATCGACCCTGCATGAGCTTGCAGCGGAATATAATGTTTCTGCGGAACGTATTCGTCAGCTGGAAAAAAATGCCATGGAAAAAATTAAAGTGGCGATGTCATCCAATTAA
- a CDS encoding DUF423 domain-containing protein — protein sequence MWIAISALNLALAVMLGAFGAHGLKARATEAQLGWWQTATDYFFYHALGLLILSLLAKVIPALPIQWSFGLIQVGILLFSGSLYIMALGLPRGLGAITPIGGALMIAGWLILAWNALKYAR from the coding sequence ATGTGGATTGCGATTTCAGCACTTAATTTGGCACTTGCAGTCATGCTCGGTGCTTTTGGTGCACATGGTTTAAAAGCGCGGGCGACTGAAGCACAGCTCGGCTGGTGGCAAACGGCAACGGATTATTTTTTCTATCATGCCTTAGGACTACTGATTCTTTCTTTACTGGCGAAAGTCATCCCTGCATTGCCCATTCAATGGAGCTTCGGTCTGATTCAGGTCGGCATTTTACTGTTTTCTGGCTCACTGTATATCATGGCCTTAGGATTACCCCGCGGTTTAGGTGCTATTACGCCCATCGGCGGGGCTTTAATGATTGCCGGATGGTTAATTCTGGCCTGGAATGCTTTAAAATACGCCAGATAA
- a CDS encoding glutathione binding-like protein, producing MKLYYSPGACSLAAHIILNEINVDFDLERVDLKTHKTEKGTDYYEVNPKGYVPALEINPGLILTENVAILPFLAQHDPKQDLIPPSGMGRAKVLEWLGYLNSELHDAYAVFFGGKLSEDEKKKAYAEIDRLLSYIDKAIGESDNDYLVDDNFGPADAYLFVLTNWSNQIEHDLSPYKNIIHIRNKVAERQSVQIAMRDEGLIP from the coding sequence ATGAAGCTTTACTATTCACCAGGTGCCTGCTCACTGGCAGCACATATTATTTTAAATGAAATTAATGTCGATTTTGATTTGGAACGTGTTGATTTAAAAACACATAAAACAGAAAAAGGTACGGATTATTACGAAGTTAATCCTAAAGGCTATGTACCAGCGTTAGAAATTAACCCTGGTCTGATCCTGACAGAAAATGTTGCAATTCTACCGTTTCTTGCTCAACACGATCCAAAACAAGATCTAATTCCACCATCGGGCATGGGACGTGCCAAAGTGCTGGAATGGTTAGGTTATCTGAACTCTGAACTACATGATGCCTATGCGGTGTTCTTCGGTGGCAAGTTATCCGAAGATGAAAAGAAAAAAGCCTATGCAGAGATTGATCGACTATTGAGTTATATCGATAAAGCGATTGGTGAATCGGACAATGATTATCTGGTGGATGATAACTTTGGGCCTGCGGATGCCTATCTATTTGTCTTGACCAACTGGTCGAACCAGATTGAGCATGATTTGAGTCCATATAAAAATATTATTCATATCCGTAATAAAGTGGCAGAACGTCAGTCTGTACAGATTGCTATGCGTGATGAAGGTCTGATTCCTTAA